A single genomic interval of Anopheles marshallii chromosome 2, idAnoMarsDA_429_01, whole genome shotgun sequence harbors:
- the LOC128708702 gene encoding E3 ubiquitin-protein ligase RNF220, giving the protein MEVGESEHSGRGFRQRKGRTSPMCCPICGITLRVHEIDHHFAIEVDRLERILKPKKHLPYGGVDDGTNTAGPSYSNGEGPSHGASSSSASRSNGHSGEENTASSIGPDECWGTYQKIKNNRQARLKLKSRKRKPEDNVCPICNKVTLDDIMLHVEACLRKSETQRNGATSTNNVSEEDDDDDDASIDVEGESFDVYEWAGQKRVRATSMLAAGTHGGLGVRITNADDTDDELNVDGDESQVYGPPQYSERDVIVTGQNAPGSSALRELLIANDPQTVKPPTENNPGEGTSKSTVPVPPPQPPPPLLTPMDKEVETAAGTESRIVESLKAKIREYEGYVRNRPKCLICMDDFRKPIVSVCCWHVYCEECWLHTLGAKKLCPQCSMITSPTDLRRIYL; this is encoded by the exons ATGGAAGTCGGAGAGTCGGAACATTCTGGTCGAGGCTTCCGGCAGCGTAAAGGCAGAACCAGTCCGATGTGCTGTCCAATCTGTGGCATTACGTTGCGTGTGCACGAAATAGATCACCATTTTGCGATCGAAGTAGACCGTCTGGAGCGCATATTGAAACCGAAGAAACATCTACCGTACGGCGGTGTGGACGATGGAACAAACACAGCCGGGCCGAGTTACAGCAATGGAGAGGGACCTAGTCACGGGGCCAGCAGTTCGTCCGCGTCTCGATCAAATGGTCACAGTGGTGAAGAAAATACCGCCAGTTCTATCGGTCCAGATGAGTGCTGGGGAACGTATCAGAAGATAAAAAACAATCGACAGGCTAGGTTAAAG CTAAAGTCGAGAAAGCGTAAACCCGAGGATAATGTGTGTCCCATTTGCAACAAAGTTACCCTGGACGATATCATGCTGCACGTGGAGGCGTGCCTGAGAAAATCTGAAACCCAACGAAATGGAGCCACCTCGACGAACAACGTTAGTGAagaggatgacgatgatgatgatgccagCATCGATGTGGAGGGTGAGTCGTTCGATGTATACGAGTGGGCTGGACAGAAGCGCGTACGGGCCACGAGTATGTTGGCCGCGGGTACTCACGGTGGGCTCGGTGTACGCATTACAAACGCCGACGATACGGACGACGAGCTGAACGTGGACGGTGACGAAAGCCAGGTATATGGACCACCACAATACTCGGAGCGGGATGTAATTGTAACGGGTCAAAATGCGCCCGGTAGCAGTGCTCTGCGAGAGTTGCTGATTGCCAACGATCCGCAAACCGTAAAACCACCGACAGAGAACAATCCCGGCGAGGGTACGAGCAAATCTACCGTACCGGTTCCACCTCCCCAGCCACCGCCACCGTTACTCACTCCGATGGACAAAGAGGTAGAAACGGCCGCGGGTACGGAAAGTCGCATCGTCGAATCTTTAAAGGCCAAAATTCGCGAATACGAAGGGTACGTGCGTAATCGACCGAAGTGTCTCATCTGCATGGACGATTTCCGCAAACCCATCGTGTCGGTATGCTGTTGGCACGTGTACTGTGAGGAATGTTGGCTGCACACGCTTGGGGCAAAGAAGTTATGCCCACAGTGCAGTATGATCACCTCGCCGACTGATCTACGGAGAATTTATCTGTAA